From Branchiostoma floridae strain S238N-H82 chromosome 5, Bfl_VNyyK, whole genome shotgun sequence:
GCCAGAGAAATATTCCACAGTGCTTGTGGCGATCATAAcctacactccaagcagatgttgagtcgcgtagatataatagtagtcggaaaaattacaccggcgctcctcctACTATacctacgcgactcaacctctgcttggagagtaatcatAACCTGATATGTATGTTGTTTATGCATGCCCTAGACTGACCTGACACAGGAATGGAATACGAATGTAGCACGACCCGTCGTACCATCTCTCCGACTGCTGTATGATATTTTGGGGCTTGTGAGTAACGTTCATGCGAGAGGGGCTGAAATTCACGCAATCTTCCCATCCGCGATAGTTGTTGGGCTGCCCGGTGGCCCACAAGCTGTAGTTGCCGAGAGCGGTGCCGTCCACCCACCTGAACGATCCTTCGTCTTTACCCTGATCGTGCAGGCCAAACCAGAAGTAGGCCCTCTCGTTCACGGACTTGTAcagggagatcaggaaggcgttggtgtcggcgtctcggggcatggcgagggtgccgccgtcagCGTGGCATGCCAGGTCCGATTGCCAAAAGTTCTTTTttgtgttgaaggccttgtagcagactCCACGCCACTTGGTGTATCCCCCGGGACAAAGCGCAGACGGCCAGCCTACCTGGTCAAGACGCTTGCCCAAGACGGCCGTTCGGTTTCGCTCGCTGGCCAGGTTGCGTTTCAAGGCATCGACAGTGGTGGAGAGTTGCGACGTTTTGTTGATGAACACCACCAGGACGACTCCCAGGGTGACCAGGGCTACCACAACAACAAAGACGGCGGTCATGGTGCGGTAGCTGCAGTTGGCCCTTCCTTTATTTTCTGGACACGCTAACAGCTTGCAGACACTTCGGCGGTCTCCCGGTTTATCCTCATGTTCGTCCGCAGACGTGTCTACAGGACCCGGTGTGTCGTTTGTGGCATCGACCTCATCCTGGAGTGTATTCGCCTCCGGTGCAGTTTGCTGCGCCCCGGTCTCCTGTGCAGCTGTAGGGGACGAGAGCTTCGCCATCTGAAGTCGTGGTACCGCCTCGGGTACTTCATATGTGTTTGAAGACGTTTGCTGCGCCCCGGTCTCCTGTGCAGGCGACGAGAGCTTCGCCATCTGAAGTCGCACCGCCTCGGGTTCTTCATATATGTCTGAAGAAGTTTCTCGCCATTCTTGCCACCTGTGAGACGAGTTGTTGTCATGTGTACGTGGGGTGAGCCCACTTGCACCGCTCTGACCCACTGGCCATGGGATGCAATGGGACCGCGGCGCGCTGGCTAGTTCGTTGCTTTGACCAGCGATTCGGGCCCGGACTGGCTGTGCTTGTTCGTACATATCTGTGTCGTACTATCAGGTAGGGACTGAATGTGCAGTCTATAACtgaggaaaatgtatattgatgtGGGAACTGAAATGATTATTAGTCTGAGAAAAGGATGACACTTGTCCTTATATGGTGTGGTAGACGCAGCATGACGTATTCCCTTGCCTTTGCACGTGGCAGACTAATTATCTTGAAGAAGACAAACGTGAATACAACCTTGGAAACACAGACGTCAGAGTAAACTTCTCAACTGATTTTTAACAGATTTTTTTGATGAGAtgatatctttttttaaattcatttcaaTTGTTGTGGACAAACTCTAATTCTAATTCATCTGCAATCATAACTCTGCAAAACTTTTGCATTCattattttatatttatattacatttgcatttATATTACCAGAGACGCACGCGCTCTTTTATCCAACGTTACACGAACATGTGCCTGATGTTTGCAGACTCATTATTTTCCGTTACTTTTTGTGGTTCACTCTGATCGTTATTCCTCGTTGAAACCGGAACTGAATGTCGCCATCGGAAAAACAGAACATGTTCGCTCAATTATCCTAGAAGAAATAATGTAAGAGATTGCCTCAATGCATGAATCAAGTGATGTTATTTGATTTAGTGTGATAATGGGTTTCAAAACGATCTCGCCACaacacagtagaagccgcttaattgcacaccccatttacCAGTGCTTTTCGTGCAATCATCTGAATGGTGCAACAGAGTGAAgttagctggaccgcaccaccacgggatttggggatttcgtgcaatcaacagaagtgtgcgattatctgttgtgcaattaactgacttctactgtagttTAAAACTCTCAAAACTCTTACGAGACTTTATCAGACTCCCCTTTGTTCCATAGACCACCCAAAGGTACAAGCCTTTGCCATGGCCTTTCCGGAAACACGCTAATTCAATGTCGGGCGGTTGATAGAAAATCGATGAACGTTTCCTCCGAGTATACACATGAGCtcggccggagtctggtagagactagggcgAGCATGGAACACTAGACACAAGAACACAAGACGGAAACAAGTACACGAAACAAGACGACACCCAGATAAGAACAAGTCCTCAGACCGAGAAGTTTCGGAGGAAGCCCTTTTCAAACAAAGTTGTCCTAATGGTGTCTGGAATCCTCCTCAATCAGCAAAGGTCTTTtaccctggatatcagagtacaacttagccggctaagggaatTACGCCTTCTACGCGACGGCGTATCTCCCCGGGCCGGCTAATTCCATTTACGGGGGATGTTGCTAGGGGCAGAATcgtagccgcgagcgctgttctctgaCAACCAGTGTAAGGTCTTTAGTCTTCCTTTTTCAAATGCATGTATTGCTCCCGAAGGCTACCTCAAAACCAATTCCTAGGGAATACATTCCTGCAACTTAAGAGATACAGTGGGGTTCATGCACCACCAACAACTGACCAGTCGACGGGTCCGGGCCTTTTAGCCTAGCGGTTGTGGCGTTGGGTTTCAACCCAGACTCAGATTCGAATCCTGTTGGGAGACAGGAGACTTTTTCTACTCGCCCTTTTTGGAACGATTATAATGCTGTTACAGTAGAAAAGTCTCCAccactgaggcgtcgccaaaaactagATACCTTCACCACGAGAGAGTATTGATGGATCAATGTAATGATAACGTCTGGAGAGGCGCGGCTTTTTCCGGACTTTCGATTGGCTAACGAAGTGGTCTTGAACTTGGCATACGGAAATTGTGCCGTGCTACGGGTGCGAGTATGCCATGTATGCTACCGGCCGGGATACCATGCCTGCCACTATGGTACTGagaaaatggaaagaaaaacgAACAAAAGGAGAAGCTGTACTATAAGTACTACAGGGGCAAGGTATACATCTCAATATCTTTTTAcataaatctccaagcagatcctatggtagcataagatagtagtatcaaaagcaggcagaggagtaaagccggtcTAGTACTGAGTGTGCTTCTCCCGgtagccggcttcactcctctgcctgcttttgatactatcttatactaccgtaggatctgcttggagattactttttATCGTGATTCCCCAAACTCCATGGCCTCCTATCCCTGCCGCCTCCACCCGAAAGCATTTCTGGTTCGCCCCCAAGGACATGTCAATAAACAGACAATCCGCATGCGCAAACAAATAGCCGCGGGTTATTAGTTCCATCGGGATGTACCTGACGCACAGAGAACAACACCTGCTAGTGATCAATATTTACTTCTTGCCAGATTCCCTATTCAGACAGGTATGTACCTTTAGCCGTTCTCCTCGTATACAGTTCAATGGTCTATGTGGCACTGTGTTGTTTGTAAATTTCTCCGTTTTGGAGAGTATTCACCGTTATAGAACGGTTGCATCAACTGCAAATAAGAGCCGTCGCATTCGATTCTTTGGATAAAACCAAGGAAAAATGTCATTTGTGTTGAGGAAATCACGCAGTGGCCTGACATCACAAGCGATTGGCTGAATTCTAGATAGTTTCTGAAGCTCAAACGGTAACAAATGATCACATAGTAGCTCACTGAACTGGTGACCTCTGTAATGTCATGACCTACTTTTTGGTTGAgttgatgacctttgacccgcACCACACGTAACCGATATCAACCTTTTTATCTTGTCCCCTTTGTTTCCTGAATAGGCACACACCACAGTTTGAAACTTGGGAAGTCTGAACacggctgtaactggcccctcgcCGGCTGGATCGGCTGTTGGGCGGGTTGCTATTGCTtgaaatacataaaatacatagACTGCAACCTTGAAAGTGTTTACCTTTGATTCAAGCCACAGTGAATTTAAACCAAGAAAACAGACACTTCTTTCGTGATGAGCTTCTGTAGTGCTAGCTAAGCAAAGAAAACAGGGGTTTGCACTACTCGAGTAACAGAGGCACACGTAATATATAATCTCACAGCAGATATTACGATAGCATAAGATCAACGTTAGTATCATCAGCTACCAGAGTAGTAAAGCTGACCTGGGAGACTGCGGTTGTCCTGACTCCCGGTACACACCACCGCTGCAACGCACCCCGCCCACAATGATGTTTGCACAGGTACACATTTGGGTCAACAGACATTATTGGAAACCTAAAACTTGCTTTTCTGACTGACATTTAATCACGAAAGATATCTGAAACTTTCGTCCAAACGTGCGCAGGAAGGCAGGCTTCTCTGTGTTACGTTGCAGATGTGTTTATGTGCCAGATGAAAATGTTGCATAGTATATGCAGAGCCTTAATACATTGTTTCCTTGTTCTCTGCTCCAAGGGAAGCCTGAACCATGACCGATCTGAGCAGTATAAGGAAACCCCTGTCTGTCGTGGCGAAGCTGTGTTACGGGATTGGAGGTGCCGGTATTGAGATCACGTGGGCCGTACTCGGGGCCTACACTAGTACCTTCCTGGTACAGGTGGCTCAGGTAAACTGTCATACTTCAATATGCCgtttatatttttcttcttgtcatCTTGAAATGTACACCAAGATAGTTAAAGGTGTCAAAATCCCACCTGAACTATCAAAAATTTACCTTACTCCTAAGGCTTagttcacatttccaaaccggggcccggccgggcagctttcgggagcgaaaagaaggacataaaagacatcaaaatatacaaaatgtcgaAATAAAATTCATGGGcatcatatgtatatatttctagCTATACATTTTAATATTTCGTTTCTtgaaacatcccggccgggccccggtttggaaatgtgacctaagcctaaccagCGTGTCTGGACAAGACCTGTTAACAAGTttggggccttcacctttgaccttcgACCACCATGCATCACGCATGCGCATTCACACTCAGAACTGTGAGCTGGCTTATTCACACTTACACGTGTGTTGTTTTGTATATTCTTGTAGATGCCCCCTTTGTTTGCAACATCCATCATTTTCGGCAGCAGGGCAGTAGACGTCTTCTGTAACTTCATCTTGGGCCCGTTGATTGACAGGACAAACACACGATGGGGAAAAGCGAAACCATGGTAAcgtatttatttgttcagccgtttacaaacagccagggttgcccaactagccataggctGTTGCCAAGGGCTAACCATGAATGGTAACGTACAGATGAGATTTTACATAGATCATCTGCAATTGTAATTTCTTGGTCTGTGAAATGACAGGAATGTCATATTTGCGTATTCTATTTGTAGAGCTGATGAATGCATTGTTTTTCTCAAACAACTCGTTGAAGCAAATTTCTTACTGCATGTGGACATGCCATAAAAAAAGGTTTCAGTACAACTCTAAAAGTTTCTGATCTCCTTGATCATATCTAGGATCATGGTATCACAACTGATCATCGCTGTCATGAACGCGTTGATCTGGTATGTCCCGGATGTTGGAACGGACGGAAAGCTGGCCTGGTACATTCTGCTGTACACTGTGATGAAGATCGCCATGTCGGTAAGTCCCGCGAAATACGAGTAACCACTGGTTAAGAAATCATCATGCAAATCTGAAATGCTCAATGATAGGCTCAATATGATAGGCTCAAAGATGTTAAATGTCAATGTAGTTAATTGTATGTCAACATTGCACTTTGGTTATTATATTGCAAATAcgtacaaaacatttttcaaaactAAAAGTATTGTAAGCATCGTCGCCTGTCCCTCAGTTTTGAAAGCTATTCACTTAAAAACTTGCATTTACGGTGATGTCAATCTAACCGATGCTAGATCATGTTGACAAAGATGTTGACTTTTTTCAGGGTTTTTCAATTTCCCACCGAACATATTTGATGTTTCTGAGCGATGATAACTCCGACAGAGACTCGGCCGTTCTGTACAGTGAGTAGCAACAAATGTCTTACGGATCAAGGTTTTCCCTGTTCTGGTTTCTCCCTCTGATAGATCACGGCGGTAAAACGTCATTGATTGCAAAATTGTGGCAGATAGCGCTCAGAAACGACAGGCAGTCGGTCATCTGAAACTTCTTCCTCTAATGTCactcatgtacatgtgcaagtaGGTAGCAATGTAGTTCGGGATCACATGAAGTCAAACATTATCTACTATCACAGTTAAGTCATTATATAGGGTCGAGATGTTTGGAGCACAGAATGTTGAAATCACACAGCGAGCGATTCTGATTTGCCGTGTCAAGTGGCAATAGTCTGTGTATCCGAAGAAATTTACAGAAGAAATTTACAGAAATTTCCTCCTGTCTTTAACTtgtcagccttcaaaacaaatgtccaccgctatctccgtgtACAATTATTTCCAACGTCTTACTTCATCGCCTTGAAGTTGTCTAATGGCCTTGCAGTTTAAAGACTCTCGTTAAAAATATGTGGACTACCTACTACCATTCGCCGTTCGGCTGCCGCCCGTGATTCAAAGTTTGATAACGTAGGTGTGATCTGGGAGGATGGCATGGGCGTAAGATATTTTCTATCCTAGTTTGAAATGTTCTAGATATCAAGGTATTAAGAACAACTTTCTCCGTTTCAGGGTCCCTTGTCATGGTTGGGGGCACTGTTGGGGGGATGGCATTGCATGGGCAGATCTTGGCATCATATAGACGTTCTGACTTTGACGCCTGTGACAACAACGCCACCTACGGCGCCAACAACACCAACAGTTCTATGGACGACGCATCTTTGGCGATGACGGTGAGTGCATGCACTTACAAAAACATTAACTTATGTCAGCCCTAACTAGCATGGCGTTGCTACCACACGTAAAGGCCGTGTTGATGTGAGTTTATCGGAATTccgaccacttagatttcatacgaTTCACAGTATGGtcataagttgttttttttaaacggatgaaaactgatgcaagcgctGATGCCAACCATAtaataatgaaatcaacatggcctaagcccCTGTAAGGCTTAAGTCACAtatccaaaccggggcccggccgggatgtttaaagaaacgaaaaattaaaacgtATACCTAGAAATACATACAAATTATGCCtatgaatcttatgttgacattttgtgtattttggtgtcttttatgtcattcctttccctcccgaaagctgcacggtcgggccccagtttggaaatgtgacctaagcccaaggcctacgtcacatttccaacccgggTCCCGGCCGgtctgtttgcggaaacgaaatattaaagtttatgccaatgaatatgcacaaggcatgctgttgaattattttttggtacgttttgcatcgtacttttcgttcgccgaaactgcccggccgggcccctttgtggaaatgtgacgttagcctaacccGGTACAGTTTTCATAACTCCATGTCCCGATTTCTACAGAAAAACGGCTACATGATCTCTGCGGCAGCTGTGTGCCTTCTAGTACTCATCGGCTTGATAGCGACTGCCTTTGGAACAACCGAGAGAAAAGGTAGCACGTCTCTGCCATCCGTTTACGAGTATTCCAGACCCATGGGTCTGCTATCCAGCCTTCTCGTCGCGTTAGCGCTGGTCagccgtcagccaatcagacacCAATCGCATTGTTCAAGAGAAAGTTAACAGCCAATCACGTTGTCTCTTGACCGTGGGTGATGGTGTGATTGGCTTCCGGCTAGCCAGCGAtaaagctaaaggcacaacccgtCATACgcgcaatttgtccgtacgatTTTTTGGGAGGCcgcgtccgccacgtatttctgaaaacgttctggctgtacagggcaggcgcgaggcccgtactggcacgtacgccTACGGGGGTCGAATCCGCATGCCGGTGGCACacaaaattttacctgcacgtaGCATTGTACGGCACATTGTCTGCGCACTCCAAAATCCGAGTTCgcacggaggcggtacttaccactaacggatcccaaaagattgccgacgatttggcacgtagacagcatgtatttgcacgtacagcgggttgtgcccttagctctATGCATTCGAGACGTACACAGATCGCAGGCTAGTACGCCAGATCGCTGCTTGGCTGACACACCCAGCTACTCTGATACACAAAAGCATTGGGTCTGGTCTGAAGTAATCTCATGCGCTATCGCtgatcagccaatcagataacCCCCTTCCTGATATTGGAGGTTGCTACTTGTCTATAGGCACCGATATGATTGGCTGGTAGCCTACACGTCGCTATTAATGATAGGACGAGCGAGATTCAGTGCGATATTCACTTCTTATAGAACAACTTTCCTTCTATACACCCAAAATATGcctaaacatttttttcccaaatTTTGATCGTTCCAGATATTTCTAGGATATCTGGTGGCGAGCGTGCCGGGCAATTCCAACTGAGGACTTTGAAGACTGTGCTAACGTTCCGCCCCTACGTGTTTTATCTTGTGACATATTTCTGTGTCCAAACAAGTGCGTCAGTGAGTATGGCATGGAGAAGTCAAATCTACCAATAGTTTATACGTAGTGCGACAGTGATTCAAAGCTAACTGTTGCAATGGAACATATTTTTATCCATCAATATCCGGCGGAAAAGTCAACTGTTAACATTTAACACAATGAGCAACTCGACACTATTTCCGGGCATTGGTCATTTTGCATTTTGCTCTACCTTGTCTTTTTTTACAGATAGGGCATGGCGCAGTGGCCCTGTATGCACAATACAGTCTGGACTTGGAAGACCAGATAGAGAACGTCATTTTAGCAGTCATGGTAAGAAACAATGCATACTGGTGATTGTGTTGCTTGGCaatgtgacaagtttttttGTAGACTCTCTACTGTGCTGATGTACAGCATTACTACGTTTTCACAATCTATCGCATGATAGAAACAACCATTTTCCAATGATTTCATATATTTTCCACGTTTGAGGAGAATTTTGTTCTCACATGAAActgataatacaaatgtacgttTTTGTCTTACAGACGTCATCAGCGCTAGCCATCCCGTTGATTGCTTTCATCGTGTCCAAATTTGGGAAGAAGACCACCTACATATGCTGTCAGCTGGTAAGGTCCTGAAACACTATTGTATCGTATGTTTTCTCGTGACGTCACAgacgccatgttggtgggttgaTCATGAAATAGTCAGAGCTGTAAATACGCATGTCTATGACATTACATTACAACATTTGATTAATCTCCTATTCACTGTTTTTCTATTTCTACAATTTGCTTGCTTTTtttagttgttacatttcttatgatgttatatttctatttctctattttgtttagttatcaattattgaagTATTATAATTtccttccattttgttaattggtATAATAGTTTGGGTTATATAATTTTACATCTATTCAATCTTTTTTAGCATATGAATTGTTAAATTGTATGATAATTTGCTACTTTGGGTGCTTTTTTCTCCCCCTGCACGTTCTTTCATCCTTTAAATTGCGTTATGCTATCTTTTtcaaaaattgtgcaaaataaatcaaatcaaaatgctACTTATGTGACTGTCAACGTGATTGTTCCTTCTGTTTGTAGGGTTGGAAACCAAGGCAAAACCTATGTCTTAGAACATGCCTAAGGTAAACTGCTAAGTTACAATTATGGTTGTTTTCACTGTGCTTGTAGGTTGGGATCCCGCTGTACATTGGATTTCAGTTTGTACCCAACGGCAGCTTAGCTGTTTATGCTATTGTCATAACCTTCGGCATCTCATTGGGTTCACACTACTTCATACCATGGTAAGTGATCGTATTTTTGTACAACGTCTGATGTT
This genomic window contains:
- the LOC118416595 gene encoding sodium-dependent lysophosphatidylcholine symporter 1-like, whose product is MTDLSSIRKPLSVVAKLCYGIGGAGIEITWAVLGAYTSTFLVQVAQMPPLFATSIIFGSRAVDVFCNFILGPLIDRTNTRWGKAKPWIMVSQLIIAVMNALIWYVPDVGTDGKLAWYILLYTVMKIAMSGFSISHRTYLMFLSDDNSDRDSAVLYRSLVMVGGTVGGMALHGQILASYRRSDFDACDNNATYGANNTNSSMDDASLAMTKNGYMISAAAVCLLVLIGLIATAFGTTERKDISRISGGERAGQFQLRTLKTVLTFRPYVFYLVTYFCVQTSASIGHGAVALYAQYSLDLEDQIENVILAVMTSSALAIPLIAFIVSKFGKKTTYICCQLVGIPLYIGFQFVPNGSLAVYAIVITFGISLGSHYFIPWLMLTDIIEGCYLQTKERLDTTFVALTLSINSLGITLGLMMATIGLEIAGYKLGSCVQPDTVGSAMRILLSAFTSVLTVVGVVFLWQYPITGERQKEIMEAIKKRKLANAFQHDASKRNGSLSDMNEKALIPVEILSSTAKGLEEEDNILSSKTDLSVLFDCRESVI